Proteins from a genomic interval of Medicago truncatula cultivar Jemalong A17 chromosome 3, MtrunA17r5.0-ANR, whole genome shotgun sequence:
- the LOC11426746 gene encoding chorismate mutase 2 isoform X2, giving the protein MMKLRFMAVVVMLLSCTERHKSTAKGSENEYTVESVRASLIRQEDTIIFSVIERARFPLNSPTYHQHYASIPHFSGSLLDVVLDYTEAIQAKFLHTAASSINTNKNIRKVYFHEMLPLFVAFGDDGNYAQTAASDLSILQAISRRIHYGKFVAEAKFRESPRDYEPLIRAKDRKALLKLLTSKNVEEIVVKRVEKKAMVFGQEVSLDHDVKGNYKVDPAIVSRLYKKWIIPMTKNVELEYLLRRLD; this is encoded by the exons ATGATGAAGCTTCGATTTATGGCTGTGGTTGTTATGCTGTTAAGTTGTACGGAGAGACACAAATCAACTGCAAAGGGTTCAGAGAATGAATACACAGTTGAATCAGTGAGAGCATCTTTAATTAGACAAGAGGATACAATCATATTTAGTGTGATTGAGAGAGCAAGATTCCCACTTAATTCTCCCACCTACCATCAACATTATGCTTCCATTCCTCACTTTTCTGGCTCCTTGCTCGATGTCGTTCTTGACTATACAGAAGCCATTCAAGCCAAG TTTTTGCATACTGCAGCCTCTTCGATTAACACAAACAAGAACATAAGGAAAGTGTATTTCCATGAGATGCTTCCGCTTTTTGTTGCTTTCGGGGATGATGGCAACTATGCACAAACTGCAGCTAGTGATCTTTCAATTCTGCAG GCCATCTCTAGAAGGATTCATTATGGAAAGTTTGTAGCTGAGGCGAAGTTTAGAGAATCTCCTCGTGACTATGAGCCTTTAATTCGTGCCAAG GACAGAAAAGCACTACTGAAATTGTTGACATCGAAGAATGTAGAAGAGATAGTTGTGAAGAGGGTTGAAAAGAAGGCCATGGTGTTTGGTCAAGAAGTGAGCCTTGATCATGATGTCAAGGGAAATTACAAGGTTGATCCAGCAATAGTTTCTCGACTATACAAGAAATGGATAATACCCATGACAAAA
- the LOC11426746 gene encoding chorismate mutase 2 isoform X1 produces MMKLRFMAVVVMLLSCTERHKSTAKGSENEYTVESVRASLIRQEDTIIFSVIERARFPLNSPTYHQHYASIPHFSGSLLDVVLDYTEAIQAKSGRYINPEENPYKGILPPSIVPHYNFSQFLHTAASSINTNKNIRKVYFHEMLPLFVAFGDDGNYAQTAASDLSILQAISRRIHYGKFVAEAKFRESPRDYEPLIRAKDRKALLKLLTSKNVEEIVVKRVEKKAMVFGQEVSLDHDVKGNYKVDPAIVSRLYKKWIIPMTKNVELEYLLRRLD; encoded by the exons ATGATGAAGCTTCGATTTATGGCTGTGGTTGTTATGCTGTTAAGTTGTACGGAGAGACACAAATCAACTGCAAAGGGTTCAGAGAATGAATACACAGTTGAATCAGTGAGAGCATCTTTAATTAGACAAGAGGATACAATCATATTTAGTGTGATTGAGAGAGCAAGATTCCCACTTAATTCTCCCACCTACCATCAACATTATGCTTCCATTCCTCACTTTTCTGGCTCCTTGCTCGATGTCGTTCTTGACTATACAGAAGCCATTCAAGCCAAG TCAGGAAGATACATCAACCCAGAAGAAAATCCTTATAAAGGAATTTTACCACCCTCAATTGTGCCACATTACAACTTCTCACAG TTTTTGCATACTGCAGCCTCTTCGATTAACACAAACAAGAACATAAGGAAAGTGTATTTCCATGAGATGCTTCCGCTTTTTGTTGCTTTCGGGGATGATGGCAACTATGCACAAACTGCAGCTAGTGATCTTTCAATTCTGCAG GCCATCTCTAGAAGGATTCATTATGGAAAGTTTGTAGCTGAGGCGAAGTTTAGAGAATCTCCTCGTGACTATGAGCCTTTAATTCGTGCCAAG GACAGAAAAGCACTACTGAAATTGTTGACATCGAAGAATGTAGAAGAGATAGTTGTGAAGAGGGTTGAAAAGAAGGCCATGGTGTTTGGTCAAGAAGTGAGCCTTGATCATGATGTCAAGGGAAATTACAAGGTTGATCCAGCAATAGTTTCTCGACTATACAAGAAATGGATAATACCCATGACAAAA
- the LOC11426747 gene encoding protein POLARALIZATION DURING ASYMMETRIC DIVISION AND REDISTRIBUTION codes for MPFDSSVRSMKRLFFKSPNPITLSPFPDSHSTHNRRLRVADILLADEDAAAADSVDSSMNVVNQTPPHRSSRSAKCYSPRRLVAWLLAAMRPMKKRRILKHREKIPSSPMTNELKDNEEESRQLDWNNTSFKLGVGCGLLYVIATTKNELSKMVELRKEMEIILQNMKGELQSKDVLVKSLKQCDDALAFSITDIQEVSCSSSHPSINSQKPYVQLELKCNTVCDRFLEYDISEQDECAEEINDLQAEFEYELQRLQLYLDAEDAFEDAPQERVEVAVNDSSSKSESSSFGEIIMEPQEASYDMSFGVPPVELERRLHELLETRLQERIVELESALEYATQKLNEKEIRSSWWEDSARRIPDHVPETARFTFPLDPEAALKLVKL; via the exons ATGCCCTTCGATTCATCCGTACGATCAATGAAGCGCCTCTTCTTTAAATCCCCAAATCCCATCACTCTCTCTCCCTTCCCCGATTCCCACTCCACCCACAACCGTCGTTTACGTGTCGCCGATATTCTTCTCGCCGACGAAGACGCCGCTGCCGCCGACTCCGTTGACTCTTCAATGAACGTTGTTAATCAAACGCCACCGCACCGTTCTTCTCGTTCTGCCAAATGCTATTCACCTCGGCGGCTCGTTGCTTGGTTGCTGGCGGCTATGAGGCCGATGAAGAAGCGCCGGATTCTGAAACACCGGGAGAAAATACCGTCATCTCCGATGACAAATGAATTGAAAGATAACGAAGAAGAATCGA GGCAGTTAGATTGGAACAATACGTCGTTTAAGCTAGGAGTTGGGTGTGGTTTGCTATATGTGATTGCAACAACTAAAAATGAGCTTAGCAAGATGGTTGAGTTGCGGAAAGAAATGGAAATAATCCTTCAAAACATGAAAGGGGAACTTCAAAGTAAAGATGTACTTGTTAAGTCATTGAAACAATGTGATGATGCTCTTGCCTTTTCCATCACTGATATTCAAGAAGTTTCTTGCTCTAGTAGTCACCCTTCAATTAATTCACAAAAGCCGTATGTTCAGCTAGAGTTGAAATGCAACACGGTTTGTGATCGTTTTCTAGAGTATGATATAAGTGAACAAGATGAATGTGCAGAAGAAATTAATGACCTTCAGGCAGAATTTGAATATGAGTTGCAACGGTTGCAGCTGTATTTGGATGCAGAAGATGCATTCGAAGACGCACCACAAGAAAGAGTTGAG GTTGCTGTTAACGACTCCAGTTCAAAAAGCGAGAGTTCAAGTTTTGGCGAGATAATAATGGAGCCTCAAGAAGCAAGTTATGATATGTCATTTGGAGTCCCTCCGGTGGAACTGGAGAGAAGGTTACATGAACTACTTGAAACTAGGCTTCAAGAACGGATAGTAGAGCTGGAGTCTGCTTTAGAATATGCCACGCAAAAGCTCAATGAGAAGGAGATAAGGAGTTCTTGGTGGGAAGATTCTGCAAGACGTATCCCGGACCATGTTCCAGAAACCGCTCGGTTTACTTTCCCACTTGATCCTGAGGCTGCTTTAAAGTTAGTCAAGTTGTAG